tagtacaatGAACACTAGAAATAACAAaaatcacatacagatccgtagatCACGTAGCGATGACTATAAGCACTGAAGCAAGCTGAAGatgcgccgctgtcatcgcccctccctcgccggagctggGCAAacgttgttgtagtagacagtcaggaagtcgtTGTGCTAAGGCCCCGTAAAACCAACGCACCAGAAGACAGTCAGGAAGCCCGGAGTCTTTAAATTTACCAAAATCATACCAAATTTGTCTCACAACATGAGAGGTTTTTATTAAATGGAAAAGGTTGGCGCTCTCCCCATTCCATTAACATAGGAACATAGCAAAAGGAGTACAAGAAATATTTACATGGAAACAAGATAAAAAGAGTTGAggagaaaataaaaacaaaacatgaACTTTGTGTCCGGTGTGAGAGCTAGCCGCCTTTGTCGATGTCCTCCTTTACAAGATAAGCTACATCGAGCACAATAGTAGANNNNNNNNNNNNNNNNNNNNNNNNNNNNNNNNNNNNNNNNNNNNNNNNNNNNNNNNNNNNNNNNNNNNNNNNNNNNNNNNNNNNNNNNNNNNNNNNNNNNNNNNNNNNNNNNNNNNNNNNNNNNNNNNNNNNNNNNNNNNNNNNNNNNNNNNNNNNNNNNNNNNNNNNNNNNNNNNNNNNNNNNNNNNNNNNNNNNNNNNNNNNNNNNNNNNNNNNNNNNNNNNNNNNNNNNNNNNNNNNNNNNNNNNNNNNNNNNNNNNNNNNNNNNNNNCTCATTCAATCTTCATTTGTTCCCCTCCTTCCGTACATTACACAACACATAAATCATCACTTTCGCAAATGATTGTGAAACGCAAGCTATATGGGGTTAACAAATGCTCATGTTCCACAAATCTTCTAAAGGGATGAAGTTGTGTGTCGTCTCTTGGGCACAAGTGAACAGAGTTTGTGGTGCTGGTTCCGCCAATGCCATGGAATTTTACCGGCAAAGTCAATGGATTGTTTGGCACTATGAATAGGATCTCAAGCTTCAAGAAGTACATGTAAAAAAGGTCACTTCTGTATAAATTCCCTTGGTCAATGGTTTGTGTCGCTTTCAGGGTGAATGGAGTAATATTGGAGATGTCTTGATCGCAAGCTGGGATCTCGATCCACACGTACGGACGGACGAAAAGGATGTTTGCCCCCATgacattttccttttctttttgagaTTTGAGAAACCCCTCGGTTACGAATACTACCCAAGAAGAAATTAAAGGCATACCGAAGCAAACTTTGCACATAAACCGGGCTTGTCTCTCTCTTTTTAAGCGGGCATGGTGTTTCTTCATATCGTGCATCCGTGCTCGTGCTTCAAATAAGCATGCAGACAAAGGAAGATTAACGGCACGGCAGGGCATGAGAAAGAGACCGATTGATGTTGGAGTTTTGTGGTGAATATATCTTCTTCAATATTACTTCATTCCTCCGAAATAAAACATTATTACCCTATTCATCCCGAAAGGGACGGGAGACCGTGGAGCAATGGATACGTACGCACGTGCAAGGATTAATTCTGACGACTTGCTCTGGAAGCGTGAGATCCTATTCATCACCCAGCTAACCAAACCTAGCGGTAGGTCTCCACTGCAGATCCTCTCCTCGCCCTGCATACTACTGGCTGTATCATACGTACGTATCAACCATGTCCCGATCTGGGGACTAAATAACTAATTCCCTTTCATCACCTTCGTGGAAGAAGACGGCACGTTCGGACGGCGACCTTTTGGTTGCCATTACTGGACGTTAACCACATAAAATCTAGAGAGAGTTCCGAGTACGTGGGGAAACAATGGGATGCAAACTTGACAATTCAATGCACGTAGAAACAAGTGGCCACGCCTAGAAACGTTGAAGTCAACGTATGCAGCCTTCAGCCTTCAGCTAGCATGCTACACCACATGGGAATAAACAAATCAACACGGCCAACTTTGGACCCATTCTAAGAGGATTCACCTATATAACACACCAACGTTGCGTTGCCACAAGAATGGAACAGCTTAGGGTATTTCTAATCGACCACACGATGGCTTCATCATCTCCATCTTCCACCGTGATCCAGATGCCTCCAACTCCACACACCAACGGCGTGACGACGGCCCCGGCCACGCCCAAGGACGTCAGCGATTTCCCAACCACAGCGCCAGCAGCAGTTGCCGGACCAGCAGCCACGGCGACGGACAAGGTCATGTCGAGTGCCGCGAACCTCGCGCAGCTGCTACCGACAGGCACGGTGTTGGCATACCAGGCGATGTCCCCGTCCTTCACCAACCACGGGAAGTGCTTCTCCTCCAACCAGTGGCTCACCGCGGCGCTGGTCATCGTCCTCACCATCTCGTGCATCCTCTTCTCCTTCACCGACAGCGTACTCGGCCGCGACCAGAAGCTCTACTACGGCATCGCCACGCCGCGCGGTTTCAACGTGTTCAACTTCTCGGACGAAGAGGAGAAGCTGCAGTGGACTCCCGCTGAGTTCCGTAGGCTCCGCATCCGGCCGCTGGACTTCATTCGCGCCGTCTTCACGGCCCTAGTGTTCCTCACAGTGGCATTCAGCGACGTGGGGCTGCAGAACTGCTTCTTCCCCGGCGCTGGTAGGAACACGGAGGAGCTTCTCAAGAACTTGCCACTGGGTATCGCGTTTCTGTCCAGTTTTGTGTTCATGATCTTTCCCACAAAAAGGAAGGGCATCGGCTACACCGACAGCACTCCTCGCGAAAAGCTCACTTGATGTTTAGATCCATCTTGTTTTTAAACAGTTAGATAGATTATATTATACCATATATCACCGTATATAGTACTATAACTTTGATGTTTAGATCACTTGTTTTTAACTTAAAATGTAGTGTAATCGTTGTATACAGGACTAGTATTTCTTATGATTACAACTTTTTGAGAAATATACTTGTGTACTGTTTAATTTATTCATGCAAAATTTAATGAAACCATTTGTGTGGGCACATGCCCTTGTTCGCCGCAGTTGTAATATTTATCTTTTAATTAAAGAGAAAAGTAGGTGCCCCGTCCCCCGTGCCGCTCCCGCGAGCGGCCCGGGCGGAACCCTAGATCGCCGCCGCCGCTTCCTTCCTTCGCCTTccttctccctcgccgccgccaggggacgctgccgggcaaagcccgcgcgtgcgttggcggcggcggggctccctcCCTCCTCGCGAGGCTcctgggcggcgcgggacggccgACCCTCGCGGCGGCGCTCGGCTCAGCGGCAGGTCGGGTCGCCGGCGGATCTGCGGGGCTCCCCTTTGGTGGCactgcggcgatggcggcggcgtggtctgcgtggggcggcgaggcgcgggctcCTCCTCCCTATCTGATGGCGCCGCGGTGGCGCCGACGCTCGGGCGTGCGGCGGGGTCCGCGAGGGTGGTCGGCGCGCGACGTCTCCCTCCCCGATCTGATGGCTCCACGGTGGCGCCAGTGCTCGGGCGGTGGTTGGCGTCGGCAAGCGGGGGCGGGCGCTGGGAtctcggcggcgctccggcgtgtgCAGGCGGCGGCGGTCCCTGTGTGCGGTCGGCAGCTCCGTCTCTGACCCGGACGACGCGGGGGATGGTGGCGGCCCGGCGTGGCCGGCGATCTGGATGCGGTGGTGCCGGTGGATCGCTGATCTGCCGGTACTCCAGGGTCTGCCTGGTGTTGCTAGTGGTGACGGCGGCCCATGCACGAGAGTTGGATTTTTTCAAAttgatctgggtgaaaacttgccttcggcttctgctaaggccggcggtggcggcgctatctgcgTCGTTCCCTCCTTGAAGGCATCGCGGTGGAGAAGTTCAAggtcactctctgctacctccgggggaaaccctaaattggatgatcggatgacggcggcgctctggtgtcgttcctcccttgggggcgtcatttttgaaggtacacacgtgatcgagggaccagaggacggattctttggtggagcggtgcttcatcctacacactgatggcgaAGGATCTTcacggcgtggcgcagtgcagattcggagttcgctgtgggaggatggactcgcgcaggaggacgacgctgtcgggcgtcgtggtggcgtcgatgacagagagacctggcacggtacatgcaacagtacaactctgaagatagatttgtggcaggtggctgcggcggcctcatacccggcaggcgtcctggttgaggagtgcgccggactggtaggtgccccatacccggcaggcgtcctggttgggacctcaggtcttagatgtttaggtttggttgcgatgtctgtttggtattaggcccagactatctgcgTCCCTTCAttaattggataggtgtagcgatagctgttgcttagacggtggctttagtcttgctgttgtatggctttgtaaggttttgtgttaataattaataaaatggtcgtatgcatcgcccagatgcagaggccgggggtcatcctccttttctaaaaaaaaagttaAAGAGAAAAGTCATGTATGTATCTTGTATAAAAAGAATAATTGATGAACTTTGCTCGAAGTCTATCTAAACTCTACTGAAGCCTGAAGTTTTTGAATTTACTcacacaaaaagaaaacaaaatcaaTCCAAATTTGTGGGGAAGGCAGGTGCTCTGCCCATTTCAACATAGGGACATAGCAAAAAGGAGTACAAAATATTACATGGAAACATGGAAAAAAGATTTataaaacaaaaaggaaaatgTGAACTTCATATCCAGTGTGAGAGCTAACCGTCTTTCGTCAACGTCTTCCTTTGCAAGGGAAACTAAGTCGAGCACAATAGTAAGTGTGGTTTCGTTGAAAATTCGTTTGTTTCGCTCCTTCCACGCATTCCACATCACATAAAACATACTTTGGCAGAACAATTGTGAAAGGCAAGCTTTATTGCGGTTAAACATACTCTTGCTCCACCGATCTCCAAAAGGGGTGAAGTTGTGTCATCCGTCGGTGGACAGAAAACCAAGTCCATACAACTCCTCAAATTCCACAACCGAATAGGGTTTGCAATGCTGGTTTAGCTAATGTCTAGGAATTATGCCATCGAAGTCATCGAAGTCAATGGATTGTTTGGCACTCTAAATAGGATATCGAGCTTAAAGAAGTACATACGTACCAAAGGTCGCTTTTGTTTCCATTGCGTTGGTCCATGGTGTGTCACTTTCGGGGTTGAATGGAGTAATATTGAAGATGCCTTGGTGGCAAGCTGCAATCTCGATATACATGTACAGTGGGACAAAAAGGACGTTTGCCcccatttttttttttttgagaaaccccTCGATTTACAAATAATACTACCAAAGAAGAAATTAAGGGCTTAGGGAAGCACTTTGCGAATGAATAATCCGGATGTTTGTAAGCAGGCACGGTGTTTCTTCGTTATCGCACGTTCGCGCTCGTGCGTCAAATAAACGTGAATTAACGGCACGACAGGGCATGAGAAAGAGAGCGATGGACGTGGGCGATTGGATCTGAGGCTTGTGGTCAATATATCTTCCTCTCAATATTATTAATCCATCCATCCCGAAAGTGACCAACGGGATGGAATGAAAAGCGACCTTCTGTATGTAGTAGCACGTGCGTGCTAGGACTAATTCAACGACGACGTCCATGGAAATTCGGCATGAAAGTAAATTCAACCCCTATTCAGAGTGGGAAGAAAAGGCCCCTTGTTGTACGCGCGTGCGTGCATGGGCATGGGCTAGTTCAGCAATGTGTACCCAGATCCAGTGCGTGCATGCACAATCGTTGGGTAATTTAGCCCCCTCCCAGTAAATAAACTACGTCGTGTGTACGGAGCACTGTATATCAGACAATTTTCGTCATCCTGGCTAATTAGCTACAGGTCTCCATGGTGGATATGCATGGAAAGTAGGTAGATTCCGCTAGGTCTCCACGGCCGTTGGAAGGCCAGCCATGTTCCGATCATACTACTGGCTATATCATATCATATCAACCATACTACTGGCTACTACTACTACGAGCCGATACTACTAGGGCACTGCAACCTCTTGGATCGAGTGCTCCTGCATACTACTGGCTAGTATATCATATCAACCATGTCCCGATCTTGAGGCTAATTAATTCCTTCTCCTCACCTTCGTGGAAGAAGACGGCGACCTTTTGTTGCCATTAGCGGAAGTTAACCAAAGAAAATGTAGAGAGAGTTCCGagtttttttttttcgaaaaggggatccccggcctctgcatcagcatgatgcatacggccatcttattaacaatAAATCATCCACAAGGTCTCGAAATCTCAAAAGtagcaaaataaaatgaagaaGAAAGGCTCACACAGAGCCCAAAGGCTAGATACACAAGCTAGCCAAATAAAGGATAAACCACAACCGGTTGGCTCAAAAATagacaggtaaactaattgcctatcctattacatgaccgccatccaaaccggctgaagatatcccgagctaccgt
This portion of the Triticum dicoccoides isolate Atlit2015 ecotype Zavitan chromosome 7A, WEW_v2.0, whole genome shotgun sequence genome encodes:
- the LOC119327714 gene encoding protein DMP3-like; the protein is MPPTPHTNGVTTAPATPKDVSDFPTTAPAAVAGPAATATDKVMSSAANLAQLLPTGTVLAYQAMSPSFTNHGKCFSSNQWLTAALVIVLTISCILFSFTDSVLGRDQKLYYGIATPRGFNVFNFSDEEEKLQWTPAEFRRLRIRPLDFIRAVFTALVFLTVAFSDVGLQNCFFPGAGRNTEELLKNLPLGIAFLSSFVFMIFPTKRKGIGYTDSTPREKLT